Proteins encoded in a region of the Streptomyces sp. NBC_00310 genome:
- a CDS encoding sensor histidine kinase gives MNELVRQHTGLSDSDLEWLHLLVSEWQLLSDLSFADLVLWVPTRDGTRYVSVAQMRPNTGPTSYQDDMVGHLVPRGRRPLLDVALDEGRIVREGDPEWREEVPVRVESIPVRREGRVLGVIARNTNLLTVRTPSRLELTYLQSASDLAQMIAAGAFPFPDQQVDMDASPRVGDGLIRLDADGIVQYASPNALSAYHRLGLAADLVGCHLGRTTAELAPSRGPVDEALAKVASGWAPREFEIESIDGVIQFRAIPLKPKGPRIGSLVLLRDVTELRRRERELITKDATIREIHHRVKNNLQTVAALLRLQARRIESERGREALEEAVRRVGSIAIVHETLSQNLDERVEFDEIADRVLAMVAEISPGKVAGRRTGRFGILDAEVATPLSMVLTEILQNALEHGFREGDTGNVEVSAVRGGTTKETRLLVTVQDDGVGLPEGFDPHRSGNLGLQIVRTLVEGELGGTFDMVPAPERGTQVILDIPVRAQK, from the coding sequence ATGAACGAACTCGTCCGCCAGCACACCGGTCTCAGCGATTCCGACCTGGAATGGCTGCATCTGCTGGTGTCGGAGTGGCAGCTGCTGTCCGACCTCTCCTTCGCCGACCTGGTCCTCTGGGTCCCCACACGTGACGGCACCCGCTATGTCTCCGTGGCCCAGATGCGCCCCAACACCGGCCCCACCTCGTACCAGGACGACATGGTCGGCCACCTGGTCCCGCGCGGCCGCCGCCCCCTCCTGGACGTCGCCCTCGACGAGGGCCGGATCGTCCGCGAGGGCGACCCGGAGTGGCGAGAGGAGGTGCCCGTACGGGTCGAGTCCATCCCGGTGCGCAGGGAGGGGCGCGTGCTCGGCGTCATCGCGCGCAACACCAATCTGCTGACCGTGCGGACCCCGAGCCGACTGGAACTGACGTACCTCCAGAGCGCCTCCGACCTGGCCCAGATGATCGCCGCGGGCGCGTTCCCGTTCCCTGACCAGCAGGTCGACATGGATGCCTCGCCGCGCGTCGGCGACGGACTGATCAGGCTCGACGCCGACGGCATCGTCCAGTACGCCTCCCCCAACGCCCTCTCCGCGTACCACCGCCTCGGCCTCGCCGCCGACCTCGTGGGCTGCCACCTCGGCCGGACGACCGCCGAACTCGCCCCGTCCCGGGGGCCGGTGGACGAGGCGCTGGCCAAGGTGGCGAGCGGGTGGGCGCCGCGCGAGTTCGAGATCGAGTCCATCGACGGGGTGATCCAGTTCCGCGCGATCCCCCTCAAGCCCAAGGGGCCGCGCATCGGTTCGCTGGTGCTGCTGCGGGACGTGACGGAACTGCGGCGCCGCGAGCGCGAGTTGATCACCAAGGACGCGACCATCCGGGAGATCCACCACCGGGTCAAGAACAACCTCCAGACGGTCGCCGCGCTGCTGCGCCTCCAGGCCCGCCGCATCGAGTCCGAGCGTGGCCGCGAGGCCCTCGAAGAGGCGGTACGACGGGTCGGGTCGATCGCGATCGTGCATGAGACGCTGTCCCAGAATCTGGACGAGCGTGTGGAGTTCGACGAGATCGCCGACCGGGTGCTCGCGATGGTCGCCGAGATCTCACCGGGCAAGGTCGCCGGCCGGCGCACCGGACGGTTCGGCATCCTGGACGCGGAGGTCGCGACCCCGCTCTCCATGGTCCTCACCGAGATCCTGCAGAACGCGCTCGAACACGGCTTCCGCGAGGGAGACACCGGAAACGTCGAGGTGTCGGCCGTGCGCGGCGGCACGACCAAGGAGACCCGTCTCCTCGTCACCGTCCAGGACGACGGCGTCGGCCTCCCCGAGGGCTTCGACCCGCACCGTTCCGGCAACCTCGGCCTGCAGATCGTACGGACGTTGGTGGAGGGGGAGTTGGGCGGCACCTTCGACATGGTCCCGGCTCCGGAGCGGGGCACCCAGGTGATCCTGGACATCCCGGTGCGCGCCCAGAAGTAG
- a CDS encoding glycoside hydrolase family 3 protein, translated as MTTFATGSPGSPSGRDGLTRDALTVLQPGFTGTTAPDWLLRRLGEGLASVGLFGRNITSPGQLAALTARLRAEHEDVLVAIDEEGGDVTRLEVRTGSSFPGNHALGAVDDVDLTRAVAFALGRRLAECGVNLNWAPSADVNANPSNPVIGVRSFGADPGLVARHTAAYVTGLQAAGVAACTKHFPGHGDTAVDSHLSLPRIDADRSLVDSRDLAPFRAAIAAGSRAIMSAHILVPALDPDLPATLSHGILTDLLRGELGYDGLIVTDGMEMRAIAGTYGIEHGSVLALAAGADAICVGGGLADEETVRRLRDALVTAVRDGDLPEERLADAANRVRALAKWTRSAAGGAGDGDGRGPEAIGETDGTGGGVGLVAARRALTTTFAEPHEPPTEPLYVAAFTPVANIAVGDETPWGVGAELARLLPGTDTGTFTGDSAGASALAVAGTRRIVAVVRDEHRHPWMTTALDTLLTARPDTIVVEMGIPQSPPRGALHIATHGAARVCGRAAAEVIAGAR; from the coding sequence ATGACGACATTCGCCACTGGCTCGCCCGGTTCTCCCTCCGGACGGGACGGGCTCACGCGGGACGCGCTGACGGTCCTGCAGCCCGGCTTCACGGGCACCACCGCCCCCGACTGGCTGCTGCGCCGCCTCGGCGAGGGCCTCGCCTCCGTCGGCCTCTTCGGCCGCAACATCACCTCGCCCGGACAACTGGCCGCCCTCACCGCCCGGTTGCGCGCCGAGCACGAGGACGTCCTGGTCGCGATCGACGAGGAGGGCGGCGACGTCACCCGCCTGGAGGTCCGCACCGGCTCCTCCTTCCCGGGCAACCACGCCCTGGGCGCGGTCGACGACGTGGACCTCACCCGAGCGGTCGCCTTCGCCCTGGGCCGCCGCCTGGCGGAGTGCGGCGTCAACCTCAACTGGGCCCCGTCGGCCGACGTGAACGCCAACCCGTCCAACCCCGTCATCGGGGTCCGCTCCTTCGGCGCCGACCCCGGCCTGGTCGCCCGCCACACGGCCGCCTATGTCACCGGCCTCCAGGCCGCGGGCGTCGCCGCCTGCACCAAGCACTTCCCGGGCCACGGCGACACCGCCGTCGACTCCCACCTCTCCCTGCCCCGCATCGACGCGGACCGCTCGCTCGTGGACTCCCGGGACCTGGCACCCTTCCGGGCCGCCATCGCCGCCGGTTCGCGCGCGATCATGAGCGCCCACATCCTGGTCCCCGCCCTGGACCCCGACCTTCCGGCAACGTTGTCCCACGGCATCCTCACGGACCTCCTCCGCGGCGAACTCGGCTACGACGGCCTCATCGTCACCGACGGCATGGAGATGCGGGCCATCGCCGGCACCTATGGCATCGAACACGGCAGCGTCCTCGCCCTGGCCGCCGGCGCCGACGCCATCTGTGTCGGCGGTGGCCTCGCCGACGAGGAGACCGTCCGCCGCCTCCGCGACGCCCTCGTCACCGCCGTCCGCGACGGTGACCTCCCGGAGGAACGCCTGGCGGACGCGGCCAACCGGGTGCGGGCACTGGCGAAGTGGACGCGCTCGGCCGCCGGGGGAGCGGGCGACGGCGACGGGAGGGGGCCCGAAGCCATCGGGGAGACCGACGGCACCGGCGGGGGCGTCGGCCTCGTGGCCGCCCGCCGCGCCCTCACGACGACCTTCGCGGAGCCCCACGAGCCGCCCACCGAGCCTCTCTACGTCGCGGCCTTCACCCCGGTGGCGAACATCGCCGTGGGCGACGAGACCCCCTGGGGCGTCGGTGCGGAGCTGGCCCGCCTCCTCCCCGGCACGGACACCGGCACCTTCACGGGCGACAGCGCCGGAGCCTCCGCCCTGGCGGTCGCCGGCACCCGCCGCATCGTCGCCGTCGTCCGCGACGAACACCGCCACCCCTGGATGACCACCGCCCTCGACACCCTCCTCACCGCGCGCCCCGACACGATCGTCGTGGAGATGGGCATCCCCCAGTCCCCACCCCGGGGCGCCCTCCACATCGCCACCCACGGCGCGGCGAGGGTCTGCGGAAGGGCGGCGGCGGAGGTCATCGCGGGGGCGCGGTAG
- the nagB gene encoding glucosamine-6-phosphate deaminase, giving the protein MEVVIVPDAKAGGELIAEAMAELLRRKPDALLGVATGSTPLPIYEALAERVRSGAVDASRARVAQLDEYVGLPAEHPESYRSVLRREVLEPLGLGMDAFMGPDGTAEDVAGACEAYDKALTEAGGVDLQLLGIGTDGHIGFNEPCSSLASRTRIKTLTEQTRIDNARFFDGDIEQVPHHVITQGIGTILEARHLVLLATGEGKADAVAATVEGPVAAVCPASALQLHRHATVVVDEGAASKLKLADYFRHTYGNKPDWQGI; this is encoded by the coding sequence GTGGAAGTTGTCATCGTTCCGGATGCCAAGGCGGGTGGCGAGCTCATAGCCGAGGCGATGGCGGAGTTGCTCCGGCGGAAGCCCGATGCGCTGCTCGGGGTGGCCACGGGGTCGACCCCGCTGCCCATCTACGAGGCGCTGGCGGAGAGGGTGCGGTCCGGTGCCGTGGACGCCTCGCGGGCGCGGGTCGCGCAGCTCGACGAGTACGTGGGGCTGCCGGCCGAGCATCCCGAGTCCTACCGCTCGGTGCTGCGACGGGAGGTGCTGGAGCCGTTGGGGCTCGGCATGGACGCGTTCATGGGGCCCGACGGGACCGCCGAGGACGTGGCGGGGGCGTGCGAGGCGTATGACAAGGCGCTGACCGAGGCGGGGGGTGTGGATCTGCAGTTGCTCGGCATCGGGACCGACGGGCACATCGGGTTCAACGAGCCGTGCTCGTCGCTCGCCTCCCGGACGCGGATCAAGACACTGACCGAGCAGACCCGGATCGACAACGCGCGGTTCTTCGACGGCGACATCGAACAGGTGCCGCACCACGTCATCACCCAGGGCATCGGCACGATCCTGGAGGCCCGGCACCTGGTGCTGCTCGCCACGGGCGAGGGCAAGGCGGACGCCGTCGCGGCGACCGTGGAGGGGCCGGTGGCGGCGGTGTGCCCCGCCTCGGCGTTGCAGCTCCACCGCCACGCGACCGTCGTGGTGGACGAGGGCGCCGCGTCGAAGCTGAAGCTGGCGGACTACTTCCGGCACACGTACGGCAACAAGCCTGACTGGCAGGGGATCTAG
- a CDS encoding diacylglycerol/lipid kinase family protein, whose amino-acid sequence MRALLVVNPAATTTSARTRDVLIHALASEMKLEAVTTEYRGHARDLARQAAEGKDDIELVVALGGDGTVNEVVNGLLHHGPDPDRLPRLAVVPGGSTNVFARALGLPNDAVEATGVLLDALRESRERTVGLGMAAGTPGTEDEAVPSRWFTFCAGFGFDAGVIGRVEQQRERGRKSTHALYLRQAFRQFLEEPHRRLGTITLERADEEPISDLVLSIVCNTSPWTFLGNRPVYASPKASFDKGLDVLGLSRMSTPALARYGTQLLTSSPERGPQGKHATTLHDLTDFTLHSKAPLPLQMDGDHLGLRTSVTFTGVRRALRVIV is encoded by the coding sequence ATGCGTGCACTTCTCGTGGTCAATCCGGCGGCTACCACCACAAGCGCACGTACGCGCGATGTGCTCATCCACGCCCTCGCGAGCGAGATGAAGCTCGAGGCGGTCACGACCGAGTACCGGGGCCACGCCCGGGACCTGGCCCGCCAGGCCGCGGAGGGCAAGGACGACATCGAGCTGGTCGTCGCACTCGGCGGCGACGGCACGGTCAACGAGGTCGTCAACGGCCTGCTGCACCACGGCCCCGACCCCGACCGCCTCCCCCGCCTCGCCGTGGTCCCCGGCGGCTCCACCAATGTCTTCGCCCGCGCCCTGGGCCTGCCCAACGACGCCGTGGAGGCGACCGGCGTCCTGCTCGACGCGCTGCGCGAGAGCCGGGAGCGCACGGTCGGCCTGGGGATGGCCGCCGGCACGCCGGGCACGGAGGACGAGGCGGTGCCGTCCCGCTGGTTCACCTTCTGCGCCGGCTTCGGATTCGACGCCGGTGTGATCGGCCGGGTCGAGCAACAGCGGGAACGTGGACGGAAATCCACACACGCTCTTTACCTGCGTCAGGCATTTCGGCAGTTCCTGGAAGAGCCCCACCGCAGACTCGGCACGATCACTTTGGAGCGGGCCGACGAGGAACCCATTTCCGATCTTGTGCTGTCCATAGTCTGCAACACGTCCCCGTGGACGTTTCTGGGCAATCGCCCGGTGTACGCGTCACCTAAGGCCTCGTTCGATAAAGGTCTCGACGTGCTCGGTCTCAGCCGCATGTCGACGCCCGCGCTCGCCCGATATGGCACACAGTTGCTCACTTCGTCCCCCGAGCGCGGACCCCAGGGCAAGCACGCCACTACTCTGCATGACCTGACCGACTTCACCTTGCATTCGAAGGCCCCGCTCCCCCTCCAGATGGACGGCGACCACCTCGGACTGCGAACGAGCGTGACGTTCACAGGCGTACGCCGTGCACTGCGTGTGATTGTGTGA
- a CDS encoding SDR family NAD(P)-dependent oxidoreductase, producing the protein MPWMTAPACRARAVAPVSAKCAVTTLPRSLAAETAPRGLFANSVGPGFIDTDLTRAALAHPAVRAHAEAVSARKRVGTVSDVADVVASLASPGTRWITGRRLDATGGSLLGPHWTAPSRSTPVAQEPPLLDWSTPHERRLTPRVPVEPS; encoded by the coding sequence ATGCCCTGGATGACCGCTCCGGCCTGCCGGGCCAGGGCGGTGGCGCCGGTGTCCGCGAAGTGCGCGGTCACGACCTTGCCCCGTTCGCTCGCGGCCGAGACGGCACCCCGCGGCCTCTTCGCCAACTCCGTCGGACCCGGCTTCATCGACACCGACCTGACGCGCGCGGCGCTCGCCCATCCGGCGGTGCGCGCCCACGCCGAGGCGGTCTCGGCCCGCAAGCGCGTCGGCACGGTCTCCGACGTCGCGGACGTGGTGGCGTCCCTGGCCTCACCCGGCACCCGCTGGATCACGGGCCGGCGCCTCGACGCGACAGGGGGCTCGCTGCTCGGCCCGCACTGGACGGCTCCGAGCCGGTCGACCCCTGTGGCGCAGGAGCCACCCCTGCTAGATTGGTCTACACCACATGAGAGACGCTTGACCCCGCGGGTTCCGGTCGAGCCCTCTTGA
- a CDS encoding WhiB family transcriptional regulator yields the protein MDWRHNAVCREEDPELFFPIGNTGPALLQIEEAKAVCRRCPVIEQCLQWALESGQDSGVWGGLSEDERRAMKRRAARNRARQASA from the coding sequence ATGGACTGGCGTCACAACGCCGTTTGCCGCGAGGAAGACCCCGAGCTCTTCTTCCCCATCGGCAACACCGGTCCTGCGCTGCTGCAGATCGAGGAAGCCAAGGCTGTCTGCCGTCGCTGCCCGGTTATCGAGCAGTGTCTGCAGTGGGCGCTTGAGTCCGGCCAGGACTCCGGCGTCTGGGGTGGTCTCAGCGAGGACGAGCGCCGCGCCATGAAGCGCCGCGCCGCCCGCAACCGGGCCCGTCAGGCATCCGCCTGA
- a CDS encoding anti-sigma regulatory factor, protein MSQIAGEPGTQDFVEVRLPAAGAYLSVLRTATAGLAARLDFTLDEIEDLRIAVDEACAILLQQAVPGSVLSCVFRLIDDSLEVTVSAPTTDGHAPARDTFAWTVLSALAGKVSSAVADDKTVSISLYKQRGAGPGPA, encoded by the coding sequence CCAGATCGCAGGCGAGCCCGGGACCCAGGACTTCGTGGAAGTCCGGCTGCCGGCCGCGGGTGCCTACCTGTCGGTGCTGCGTACGGCGACGGCCGGCCTCGCGGCACGTTTGGACTTCACCCTCGACGAAATCGAGGACCTGCGCATCGCGGTCGACGAGGCCTGCGCGATCCTGCTTCAGCAGGCCGTGCCCGGCTCGGTGCTCAGCTGTGTCTTCCGCCTCATCGACGATTCACTGGAGGTCACGGTGTCGGCCCCCACCACGGACGGCCACGCCCCCGCACGTGACACCTTCGCCTGGACCGTGCTGTCGGCCCTGGCGGGCAAGGTGTCCTCCGCGGTCGCCGACGACAAAACCGTTTCGATCAGCCTCTACAAACAGCGCGGCGCGGGACCCGGGCCGGCGTGA
- a CDS encoding SigB/SigF/SigG family RNA polymerase sigma factor yields the protein MRNGDGPVRDEERGTRELPAEDDGGPSAPAHLADGVDGIPEQARPHPEDESSAAGASRWADPADGEEREAPSDGQRAPEGVLRSTTSSRGRTGASPARAQSRAGGTVTAGGTMSEHERHDEAGAQSVRSTRHDPQDRSGARALFVELRALPEGSAEYAEMRNRLVRMHLPLVEHLARRFRNRGEPLDDLTQVATIGLIKSVDRFDPDRGVEFSTYATPTVVGEIKRHFRDKGWAVRVPRRLQELRLALTTATAELSQQHGRSPTVHELAEKLAISEEEVLEGLESANAYSTLSLDVPDTDDESPAVADTLGAEDEALEGVEYRESLKPLLEDLPPREKRILLLRFFGNMTQSQIAQEVGISQMHVSRLLARTLAQLREKLLVEE from the coding sequence GTGAGGAACGGGGACGGGCCGGTGCGGGACGAAGAACGCGGCACACGGGAACTTCCCGCGGAGGATGACGGCGGTCCGAGCGCGCCGGCGCATCTGGCGGACGGCGTCGACGGCATCCCCGAGCAGGCCCGGCCGCACCCGGAGGACGAGTCCTCGGCGGCCGGAGCCTCTCGGTGGGCGGATCCGGCCGACGGCGAGGAGCGCGAGGCACCCTCCGACGGGCAACGGGCTCCGGAGGGTGTCCTCCGGAGCACCACGTCCTCACGAGGGCGGACTGGGGCCTCCCCCGCTCGAGCACAGTCGAGAGCTGGGGGAACGGTGACGGCGGGCGGGACTATGAGCGAGCACGAGCGACACGACGAGGCGGGCGCGCAGAGCGTGCGGAGCACGCGGCACGACCCTCAGGACCGCAGTGGGGCGCGAGCCCTGTTCGTAGAGCTGCGCGCCCTGCCGGAGGGCAGTGCCGAGTACGCGGAGATGCGGAACCGGCTGGTCCGGATGCATCTGCCGCTCGTGGAGCACCTCGCACGCCGGTTCCGCAACCGCGGTGAGCCGCTGGACGACCTGACGCAGGTCGCCACCATCGGCCTGATCAAGTCGGTCGACCGCTTCGACCCGGACCGCGGCGTGGAGTTCTCCACGTACGCGACCCCGACGGTCGTCGGCGAGATCAAGCGTCACTTCCGCGACAAGGGCTGGGCGGTGCGGGTGCCGCGCCGGCTGCAGGAGCTGCGCCTCGCGCTGACCACGGCCACGGCCGAGCTGTCCCAGCAGCACGGCCGCTCCCCGACGGTGCACGAGCTGGCCGAGAAACTGGCCATCTCGGAGGAGGAGGTCCTGGAGGGCCTGGAGTCGGCCAACGCCTACTCCACGCTGTCCCTGGACGTCCCCGACACCGACGACGAGTCCCCGGCCGTCGCGGACACCCTCGGCGCCGAGGACGAGGCGCTGGAGGGCGTCGAGTACCGGGAATCCCTGAAGCCGCTGCTCGAAGACCTCCCGCCCCGTGAGAAGCGCATCCTGCTCCTGCGCTTCTTCGGCAACATGACCCAGTCGCAGATCGCCCAGGAGGTCGGCATCTCCCAGATGCACGTCTCCCGCCTGCTGGCGAGGACCCTGGCGCAGCTCCGGGAGAAGCTGCTGGTCGAGGAGTAG